A window of the Comamonas sp. Y33R10-2 genome harbors these coding sequences:
- a CDS encoding urease accessory protein UreD — MTWNAKLALNYTHQADKTSVHFTHDGPLRILKSLYPEGHSICHNVLVHPPGGLVGGDVLDIDVHVSEGAHALITTPGATRFYKSNGQRALQRTKLHLEKGSRLEWLPLEAIAYNACDAMNHLEFELQEGAQLLTWDVTALGLPLAAQPYVSGSFEQHMEWPNRFLERGVVNAHDDFLLNGDLGLAGHRCLGSLIFASGTPITRQQRETLLEGTHELLSAGPAGVFSGVTSPNENMLILRGVSPVVEPVMMLWKTVWDFWRKELWKLQGATPRIWAM; from the coding sequence ATGACTTGGAATGCGAAGTTGGCGCTGAATTACACGCATCAAGCGGATAAAACATCAGTGCACTTCACGCACGATGGGCCGCTGCGCATCCTTAAAAGCCTGTACCCAGAAGGCCATAGCATTTGCCACAACGTGCTGGTGCATCCGCCCGGCGGCTTGGTCGGCGGCGATGTGCTGGACATTGATGTGCACGTGAGCGAAGGCGCGCATGCGTTGATCACCACGCCCGGCGCCACGCGTTTTTACAAAAGCAATGGGCAGCGTGCTTTGCAGCGCACCAAGCTGCATCTGGAAAAAGGCTCGCGCTTGGAATGGCTGCCGCTGGAGGCTATTGCCTACAACGCTTGCGATGCCATGAACCATCTGGAGTTTGAGCTGCAAGAGGGTGCGCAGCTGCTGACTTGGGATGTCACTGCGCTGGGTTTGCCATTGGCGGCGCAGCCTTATGTTTCAGGCTCGTTTGAGCAGCATATGGAATGGCCCAACCGTTTTTTAGAGCGCGGCGTGGTCAATGCTCACGATGATTTTTTGCTCAATGGCGACTTGGGGTTGGCCGGCCATCGCTGTTTGGGCAGCTTGATTTTTGCCAGCGGAACCCCCATCACCCGCCAGCAGCGCGAGACCTTGCTGGAAGGCACGCACGAATTGCTCTCGGCAGGCCCTGCTGGAGTCTTTAGTGGTGTCACATCTCCCAATGAAAACATGCTGATTTTGCGCGGTGTATCACCTGTGGTTGAGCCTGTGATGATGCTGTGGAAAACTGTGTGGGATTTTTGGAGGAAAGAGCTCTGGAAGCTGCAAGGTGCAACGCCTCGAATCTGGGCAATGTGA
- the urtC gene encoding urea ABC transporter permease subunit UrtC, giving the protein MNTNTSFQLPAPERLLSGKGWAGFLVALIVVCAVAPALNLWVPEGSALHLSDYMLGLLGKFMCYAICALAIDLIWGYTGILSLGHGLFFALGGYVMGMYLMREAAGPDALPAFMSFLDWKALPWHWALSHSFVATALLVLLVPGLIGGVFGYFAFRSRIKGVYFSIITQALTYAAMLLFFRNETGLGGNNGFTGFKTLLGFSLSSQRMQVLLFALSGLALLGCFLFSRWLIRSKYGRVLQAVRDAETRTMFCGYNPLPYKLSIWVISAMMCGLAGALYVPQVGIINPSEMSVGNSIEMAVWTAVGGRASLVGPIIGAFAVNGGKSWLTVAAPEYWLYVLGALFIIVTLFMPGGVIRLPQQIREWLDKRKAQAVNHRAGDAQPAQDASENLKGVSA; this is encoded by the coding sequence ATGAACACAAACACCTCTTTTCAACTCCCAGCGCCAGAGCGTTTGCTCAGCGGCAAAGGCTGGGCGGGTTTTTTGGTCGCGCTGATCGTGGTCTGCGCCGTGGCTCCCGCGCTGAATTTGTGGGTGCCTGAAGGCAGTGCGCTGCATCTATCCGACTACATGCTGGGCTTGCTGGGCAAGTTCATGTGCTACGCCATCTGCGCGCTGGCCATTGATTTGATCTGGGGCTATACCGGCATTTTGAGCTTAGGCCACGGCCTGTTCTTTGCGTTGGGCGGCTATGTGATGGGCATGTACCTCATGCGCGAAGCCGCGGGCCCCGATGCGCTGCCTGCCTTTATGAGCTTTCTGGACTGGAAGGCATTGCCTTGGCACTGGGCCTTGTCGCACAGCTTTGTCGCCACCGCGCTGCTGGTGTTGTTGGTGCCGGGGTTGATTGGCGGCGTGTTTGGTTATTTCGCCTTTCGCTCGCGCATCAAAGGCGTGTATTTTTCCATCATCACGCAGGCGCTGACCTATGCCGCCATGCTGCTGTTCTTTCGCAACGAGACAGGCTTGGGCGGCAACAATGGCTTTACCGGCTTTAAAACGCTGCTAGGTTTCTCGCTAAGTTCTCAGCGCATGCAGGTGCTGCTGTTTGCGCTGTCGGGCTTGGCGTTGCTGGGCTGCTTTTTGTTTTCGCGCTGGTTGATTCGCAGCAAGTATGGCCGCGTGCTGCAGGCCGTGCGTGATGCAGAAACACGCACCATGTTTTGCGGCTACAACCCGCTGCCTTACAAGCTGTCGATCTGGGTCATCTCGGCCATGATGTGCGGCTTGGCGGGGGCGCTGTATGTGCCGCAAGTGGGCATCATCAACCCCAGTGAAATGAGCGTGGGCAATTCCATCGAAATGGCGGTCTGGACGGCAGTGGGTGGGCGTGCTTCGCTAGTCGGCCCCATCATCGGCGCCTTTGCCGTCAACGGCGGCAAGAGCTGGCTTACGGTGGCTGCGCCTGAATATTGGTTGTACGTGCTGGGCGCGCTGTTCATCATCGTCACGCTGTTCATGCCCGGCGGCGTGATTCGCTTGCCCCAGCAAATTCGCGAGTGGCTGGACAAGCGCAAAGCGCAAGCGGTGAACCATCGCGCCGGTGATGCCCAGCCCGCTCAAGACGCGTCAGAAAACCTCAAAGGAGTCAGCGCATGA
- the urtD gene encoding urea ABC transporter ATP-binding protein UrtD: protein MTPDLMQEGAQRLADYQAAQNAAQSAARNTESGGRNASMARPVISGEVDVTHGRILYLEDVHVSFDGFKAIKGLNLDIAPGELRCIIGPNGAGKTTMMDIITGKTRPDSGTVFFGSTIDLLRYSEPEIAAMGIGRKFQKPTVFAELSVFENLELALKTHKGIVASMLFKLSGAQKDRIAEVLHTIHLADSVTRQAGLLSHGQKQWLEIGMLLVQEPKLLLLDEPVAGMTDEETVRTAELFLTLKGKHSLMVVEHDMSFIDTISEKVTVLCDGSVLAEGTLAEVQADERVIEVYLGR from the coding sequence ATGACTCCCGACCTGATGCAAGAAGGCGCGCAGCGTTTGGCTGACTATCAAGCCGCACAGAACGCTGCACAGAGCGCCGCACGCAATACCGAATCCGGCGGCCGCAACGCCAGCATGGCGCGCCCTGTCATCTCGGGCGAGGTAGATGTGACCCACGGTCGCATCCTCTACCTTGAAGACGTGCATGTGAGCTTTGATGGCTTCAAGGCCATCAAGGGTCTGAACTTGGACATTGCGCCCGGCGAGCTGCGCTGCATCATCGGCCCCAACGGTGCGGGCAAGACCACGATGATGGACATCATCACCGGCAAGACCCGCCCGGATAGCGGCACGGTGTTCTTTGGCTCCACCATCGATTTGCTGCGCTACAGCGAGCCCGAGATTGCGGCCATGGGCATTGGCCGCAAATTTCAAAAGCCCACGGTGTTTGCCGAGCTGAGTGTTTTTGAGAATCTGGAGCTGGCGCTGAAAACGCACAAAGGCATCGTGGCGTCCATGCTGTTCAAGCTCAGCGGCGCGCAAAAAGATCGCATTGCCGAGGTACTGCACACCATTCATCTGGCAGACAGTGTGACGCGCCAAGCGGGCCTGCTCAGCCACGGTCAAAAGCAGTGGCTGGAGATTGGAATGCTGCTGGTGCAAGAGCCCAAGCTGCTGCTGCTCGACGAGCCTGTCGCCGGTATGACGGATGAAGAAACCGTGCGCACAGCCGAGCTGTTTCTCACGCTCAAAGGCAAGCATTCGCTCATGGTGGTGGAGCACGACATGAGCTTTATCGACACCATCAGCGAGAAGGTCACGGTGCTGTGTGATGGCTCGGTTCTGGCTGAAGGAACGCTGGCCGAGGTGCAAGCCGATGAGCGAGTGATTGAAGTGTATTTGGGACGATAG
- a CDS encoding response regulator transcription factor: MSQPTLLVADDHPLFRAALIQVLRDRYPQFRIVEAASAQTVGAAMQEHPEIELVLLDLAMPGARGFSSLLHLRGEYAQVPVIIISSNDDSRIIRRAQQFGAAGFISKSAAAEDMSAAIDDVLDGDVSFPSMVAERSEADASLAARLAQLTPQQFRVLLCIADGLLNKQIAHELGLAENTVKVHVTAVLKKLECYSRTQAAVLVKSLENDHEV; the protein is encoded by the coding sequence ATGTCCCAGCCCACACTTCTTGTTGCCGATGATCACCCGCTGTTTCGCGCCGCGCTGATTCAGGTGTTGCGCGACCGCTATCCACAATTTCGCATTGTTGAAGCGGCCAGTGCCCAGACCGTGGGCGCTGCCATGCAAGAACACCCTGAGATTGAGCTGGTGCTGCTGGACCTGGCCATGCCCGGCGCACGGGGCTTCTCGTCGCTGCTGCATCTGCGCGGCGAGTATGCGCAGGTGCCGGTCATCATCATTTCATCGAACGACGACTCACGCATCATCCGCCGCGCCCAGCAGTTTGGTGCAGCCGGTTTTATCTCCAAGTCCGCCGCCGCTGAAGACATGAGTGCGGCTATAGACGATGTGCTCGATGGTGATGTGAGCTTTCCTTCTATGGTGGCTGAGCGCTCTGAAGCTGACGCCAGCTTGGCAGCGCGGTTGGCCCAGCTCACGCCCCAGCAGTTTCGGGTGCTGCTGTGCATTGCTGATGGCTTGTTGAATAAGCAAATTGCCCATGAACTCGGCTTGGCTGAAAACACGGTCAAGGTGCATGTGACGGCGGTGCTGAAAAAGCTGGAGTGTTATTCACGCACGCAGGCGGCGGTGCTGGTGAAGAGTCTGGAGAACGATCACGAGGTGTGA
- the urtE gene encoding urea ABC transporter ATP-binding subunit UrtE, which produces MLKVKNLHQYYGGSHILRDVNIQAEVGKVTVLLGRNGVGKTTLLKSLMGLVPIKSGSVQWQGVDIAKKTPYERARSGIGYVPQGREIFSRLTVEDNLRMGLSYCSARSKIPAELFELFPVLKQMLHRRGGDLSGGQQQQLAIARALAPQPRILILDEPTEGIQPSIIKDIGRVIRMLADRGLNGEPVAILLCEQYYDFAEELADHYVVMERGEVIASGPGSEMQAKNVRSLVAI; this is translated from the coding sequence ATGCTTAAAGTTAAAAATCTGCACCAGTACTACGGCGGCTCGCACATCTTGCGGGATGTGAACATTCAGGCAGAAGTCGGTAAGGTCACCGTACTGTTGGGGCGCAACGGCGTGGGCAAAACCACGCTGCTCAAAAGCCTGATGGGCTTGGTGCCCATCAAAAGCGGCAGTGTGCAATGGCAGGGCGTAGACATCGCCAAAAAAACGCCGTATGAGCGCGCGCGCAGCGGCATTGGCTATGTGCCGCAGGGTCGCGAAATCTTCTCGCGGCTGACGGTGGAAGATAACTTACGCATGGGTCTGTCCTACTGCTCGGCGCGCAGCAAAATTCCGGCTGAGTTGTTTGAGCTTTTCCCTGTGCTCAAGCAAATGCTGCACCGCCGCGGTGGCGATCTATCAGGTGGTCAGCAGCAGCAGCTGGCCATTGCCCGCGCACTGGCGCCGCAGCCCAGAATTTTGATTCTGGATGAGCCCACCGAAGGCATTCAGCCCAGCATCATCAAAGACATTGGCCGCGTCATTCGCATGCTGGCTGATCGCGGCTTGAACGGCGAGCCGGTGGCAATCTTGCTTTGCGAGCAGTACTACGACTTTGCCGAAGAATTGGCCGATCACTACGTGGTGATGGAGCGTGGCGAGGTGATTGCCTCTGGCCCGGGCAGCGAGATGCAGGCCAAGAATGTGCGGTCGTTGGTGGCCATCTGA